A genomic window from Streptomyces sp. MST-110588 includes:
- the hypE gene encoding hydrogenase expression/formation protein HypE, which translates to MMPQCPAPRHEDERVLLGHGAGGRLTAELLETLVLPAVGAVPGPLEDAAVLGADGRTVLSTDSFVVSPLFFPGGDIGSLAVHGTVNDLAMRGAKPLALAVSLIIEEGLPLAELRSVADSLGKAAAEAGVPVVTGDTKVVGRGAADRLFLTTTGVGRRLPGLHPSAARARPQDAILLSGPIGLHGTAVLSTREGLGFEADIASDSRPLHRLVRNLASLGGHVHTLRDPTRGGLAATLNEIAGASGTGAEIDESALPVPGPVSAVCDLLGLDPLHVANEGCLVAYVPARYAQDALRALRGVPEGAEAVRIGETTAAHPGRVLLRTRVGSHRVVDMPVGEQLPRIC; encoded by the coding sequence ATGATGCCCCAGTGCCCCGCGCCGCGACACGAGGACGAGCGCGTCCTGCTCGGTCACGGCGCAGGCGGACGGCTGACCGCCGAACTCCTGGAGACGCTCGTCCTGCCCGCCGTGGGGGCGGTGCCCGGTCCGCTGGAGGACGCCGCCGTACTGGGCGCCGACGGCCGGACCGTCCTGAGCACCGACAGCTTCGTCGTCAGCCCGCTGTTCTTCCCCGGTGGCGACATCGGGTCACTGGCCGTCCACGGCACGGTCAACGACCTGGCCATGCGCGGCGCCAAACCGCTGGCGCTGGCCGTGTCCCTCATCATCGAAGAGGGCCTGCCGCTGGCGGAACTGCGCTCCGTGGCGGACTCGCTGGGCAAGGCCGCCGCCGAGGCGGGCGTGCCGGTGGTCACGGGGGACACCAAGGTCGTCGGGCGCGGCGCCGCCGACCGGCTCTTCCTGACCACCACGGGCGTCGGCCGGCGTCTGCCGGGACTGCACCCGTCGGCGGCGCGGGCCCGGCCGCAGGACGCGATCCTGCTGTCCGGCCCCATCGGCCTGCACGGCACCGCCGTCCTGAGCACCCGCGAGGGCCTGGGTTTCGAGGCCGACATCGCTTCCGACTCCCGCCCCCTGCACCGGCTCGTACGCAATCTCGCCTCCTTGGGCGGGCACGTCCACACGCTGCGCGACCCGACCCGGGGCGGCCTGGCCGCCACCCTCAACGAGATCGCCGGGGCTTCCGGTACGGGCGCCGAGATCGACGAGAGCGCGCTGCCCGTTCCCGGCCCCGTAAGCGCCGTCTGTGACCTGCTCGGCCTGGACCCCCTGCACGTCGCCAACGAAGGCTGTCTGGTCGCCTATGTGCCCGCGCGTTATGCGCAGGACGCCCTGCGCGCCCTGCGCGGCGTGCCCGAGGGGGCGGAGGCGGTACGCATCGGGGAGACGACCGCCGCCCACCCCGGACGCGTGCTGCTGCGCACCCGTGTCGGCTCGCACCGCGTCGTGGACATGCCGGTGGGTGAACAGCTTCCCCGTATCTGCTGA
- a CDS encoding FAD/NAD(P)-binding protein encodes MTAATAAPQRVPLPYRVVRRCAETADTATFKLLPAGPALRPFRPGQFAMLYAFGVGGIPVSVSGLPTGEPALVHTVRAVGAVSRALYGLRAGDTVGVRGPYGNGWDLERAEGHDVLVIAGGIGLAPLRPLILDVLAKPARHGRLTVLIGARTPGDLLYRLQTRAWGAAARVAVTVDRPEAGWRGNVGVVTRLLGHGPWSPPGTCAFVCGPEPMIHAVAGHLMRAGVAPHRIQVSLERNMRCGEGTCGHCQLGPVLLCRDGPVTGWDRAAPLLAVKEL; translated from the coding sequence ATGACCGCCGCGACCGCCGCCCCCCAGAGGGTCCCTCTCCCCTACCGCGTCGTACGGCGCTGCGCGGAGACCGCGGACACCGCCACGTTCAAGCTGCTGCCGGCCGGCCCGGCGCTGCGGCCCTTCCGGCCGGGGCAGTTCGCGATGCTCTACGCGTTCGGGGTGGGCGGGATCCCCGTGTCGGTGTCCGGGCTGCCCACGGGTGAGCCGGCGCTGGTGCACACGGTGCGGGCGGTCGGTGCGGTCTCCCGGGCCCTGTACGGGCTGAGGGCGGGCGACACCGTGGGCGTACGGGGTCCGTACGGCAACGGCTGGGACCTGGAGCGGGCCGAGGGGCACGACGTGCTGGTGATCGCCGGGGGCATCGGTCTGGCGCCGCTGCGGCCACTGATCCTGGACGTACTGGCCAAGCCCGCACGCCACGGCCGGCTCACCGTCCTGATCGGCGCCCGCACGCCCGGCGACCTGCTGTACCGGTTGCAGACACGGGCGTGGGGCGCCGCCGCCCGGGTGGCGGTCACGGTGGACCGGCCGGAGGCGGGCTGGCGCGGGAACGTGGGGGTGGTCACCCGGCTGCTGGGCCACGGGCCGTGGTCACCCCCCGGCACCTGCGCCTTCGTCTGCGGTCCCGAGCCCATGATCCACGCGGTCGCGGGCCACCTGATGCGGGCGGGCGTCGCGCCGCACCGCATCCAGGTGTCCCTGGAACGCAACATGCGCTGCGGTGAGGGCACGTGCGGGCACTGCCAACTGGGCCCCGTCCTGCTGTGCCGGGACGGGCCGGTCACCGGCTGGGACCGCGCCGCGCCCCTCCTGGCCGTGAAGGAGCTGTGA
- a CDS encoding universal stress protein has protein sequence MPQSPVVVGVDGSEASMRAVEWAAREARLRELPLRLVHASFWERYEGAAAESGVRSSESLAQERLLDDAAEQAARWTPGLEVTSCVAPDDPVAALVTEAHRATMLVVGHRGRGDLASVLLGSVSMGVAARARCPVVVVRGEGGGGAEAAGTWAVPRGRVVVGIGEKSPCDAPVGFAYAEAALRHGEVVAVHAWRCAGSDLPEESGPHNSRRAEHARRAAEILDDALCSATCAHPDVPLVSRPAEGSPRETLLALSATADLLVIGAGRRRHAHGLPLGPVSHAVLHHARCPVAVVPHA, from the coding sequence ATGCCGCAGTCGCCTGTAGTGGTGGGTGTCGACGGTTCGGAGGCGAGCATGCGGGCCGTGGAGTGGGCCGCGCGGGAAGCCCGGTTGCGGGAACTGCCGCTGCGCCTGGTCCACGCGTCCTTCTGGGAGCGCTACGAAGGGGCCGCCGCGGAATCCGGCGTACGGTCCTCGGAAAGCCTGGCGCAAGAGCGGCTGCTGGACGATGCGGCCGAACAGGCCGCCCGGTGGACGCCCGGCCTGGAGGTGACCTCCTGCGTGGCGCCGGACGATCCGGTCGCGGCGCTGGTCACCGAGGCGCACCGGGCCACGATGCTCGTCGTCGGGCACCGGGGCCGCGGTGATCTGGCCTCCGTGCTGCTGGGGTCGGTGAGCATGGGGGTGGCGGCACGCGCGCGGTGCCCGGTGGTCGTGGTACGGGGAGAAGGCGGCGGGGGCGCAGAGGCGGCCGGCACCTGGGCGGTCCCCAGGGGGCGCGTGGTCGTCGGAATCGGTGAGAAGTCTCCGTGCGACGCTCCGGTGGGCTTCGCCTACGCCGAGGCGGCGCTGCGTCACGGCGAGGTCGTGGCCGTCCACGCCTGGCGGTGCGCCGGCAGCGACCTGCCCGAAGAGAGCGGACCGCACAACAGCCGGCGCGCCGAACACGCCCGGCGCGCGGCGGAGATCCTCGATGACGCGCTGTGCTCCGCGACTTGTGCGCATCCGGACGTTCCCCTGGTCAGCCGGCCTGCCGAAGGCAGCCCCCGGGAGACTCTCCTCGCCCTCTCCGCCACCGCCGATCTCCTGGTGATCGGTGCCGGACGGCGCCGGCACGCCCACGGCCTGCCCCTGGGCCCGGTCAGCCACGCCGTGCTCCACCACGCCCGGTGCCCGGTGGCCGTGGTGCCGCACGCCTGA
- a CDS encoding GAF domain-containing sensor histidine kinase, with translation MTDTGGDSARPVTASLPQLRLDELLEELQSRLDAARVVQSRMHSLLEAVLGVGRELDLSQVLRHIVQAAMTLTDAEYGALGTVGQGPYLSGFLPVGMTDELIARIGPFPQGHGILGELIRHPEPLRLADLTRHPASHGFPAHHPPMRSFLGVPVRVRGEVFGNLYLTEKRGGALFDADDEAVLTTLSVAAGVAIDNARLYHGSLRRERRLEALGEVTRSLLSGTGVAEVLALIARRALEVADADFAAVLLPVPGSDGLVVEVAHGEGATAMAGVVIPSQGSLAGLAASTGKPVATTDVRADPRAHALPDSGGGHGPVVAVPLPLDDRAAGALRLSRLAGRPPFDDSDVELLSGFSEQAALALELGRHRRESEQVALLHDRDRIARDLHDLAIQRLFATGMSLQSVGRLIDRPEAADRVGRAVDDLDETIKIIRSTIFELRTDRDHQERQGRPGLRRRIAGVVTAAAEALGFAPSLKMDGRIDTDVPAAAGDHILAVLAEALSNIARHAHARHADVTLGVGDEIVLTVTDDGVGVTGSAPGGGLVNMRQRAALLGGTARIEDRRRSGTSGTRVVWRVPLSPS, from the coding sequence ATGACGGACACGGGTGGGGACAGCGCGCGGCCGGTTACTGCGTCGCTGCCGCAACTGCGCCTGGACGAGCTGCTGGAGGAGCTCCAGTCCCGGCTGGATGCCGCGCGAGTCGTCCAGAGCCGTATGCACAGCCTCCTGGAGGCGGTCCTGGGCGTCGGCCGTGAACTGGACCTCTCCCAGGTGCTGCGGCACATCGTGCAGGCCGCGATGACCCTCACCGACGCCGAGTACGGAGCGCTCGGGACGGTCGGCCAGGGCCCGTACCTGTCCGGCTTCCTGCCGGTGGGCATGACGGACGAACTGATCGCCCGGATCGGTCCCTTCCCGCAAGGGCACGGAATCCTCGGTGAGCTGATCCGGCACCCCGAGCCCCTCCGGCTCGCCGACCTGACCCGGCATCCGGCCAGCCACGGCTTTCCCGCGCACCATCCGCCGATGCGCAGCTTCCTGGGCGTACCGGTGCGCGTACGGGGCGAGGTGTTCGGCAACTTGTACCTCACGGAGAAACGCGGCGGCGCGCTCTTCGACGCCGACGACGAAGCGGTCCTGACCACGCTGTCGGTCGCGGCGGGGGTGGCCATCGACAACGCGCGCCTGTACCACGGGAGCCTGCGCCGTGAACGACGTCTGGAAGCCCTCGGCGAGGTCACCCGCAGCCTGCTGAGCGGGACCGGCGTGGCCGAGGTCCTGGCACTGATCGCCCGGCGTGCCCTGGAGGTCGCCGACGCCGACTTCGCCGCCGTGCTGCTGCCGGTACCCGGCTCCGACGGCCTGGTCGTCGAGGTGGCCCACGGCGAAGGGGCCACCGCCATGGCCGGGGTGGTCATCCCCTCCCAGGGGTCACTGGCCGGACTGGCGGCGAGCACCGGGAAACCCGTCGCCACCACGGACGTCCGCGCCGACCCGCGGGCCCATGCCCTCCCCGACTCCGGAGGGGGCCACGGGCCGGTGGTCGCCGTGCCGCTGCCGCTCGACGACCGTGCCGCGGGCGCCCTGCGGCTGAGCCGGCTGGCCGGCCGTCCCCCGTTCGACGACAGTGACGTGGAACTCCTCTCCGGATTCTCCGAGCAGGCGGCGCTCGCTCTCGAACTCGGCCGCCACCGCCGGGAGTCCGAGCAGGTCGCGCTGTTGCACGACCGCGACCGCATCGCCCGTGACCTGCATGACCTGGCCATCCAGCGGCTGTTCGCCACCGGCATGTCGCTGCAGAGCGTCGGCCGGCTCATCGACCGTCCCGAAGCGGCCGACCGGGTCGGCCGGGCCGTGGACGACCTGGACGAGACCATCAAGATCATCCGGTCCACCATCTTCGAACTGCGCACCGACCGCGACCACCAGGAGCGGCAGGGGCGGCCGGGACTGCGCCGCCGGATCGCAGGGGTGGTGACGGCCGCGGCCGAAGCCCTCGGTTTCGCCCCGTCCCTGAAGATGGACGGCCGTATCGACACCGATGTGCCGGCGGCGGCCGGTGACCACATCCTGGCGGTGCTCGCCGAGGCCCTGAGCAACATCGCCCGGCACGCGCACGCCCGGCACGCGGACGTCACCCTCGGCGTCGGTGACGAGATCGTCCTGACGGTCACCGACGACGGGGTCGGCGTCACCGGCAGCGCCCCCGGCGGCGGACTGGTCAACATGCGGCAGCGGGCCGCGCTCCTGGGCGGAACGGCTCGGATCGAGGACCGCCGGCGGAGCGGGACGAGCGGAACCCGGGTGGTGTGGCGGGTTCCGCTGTCTCCCTCCTGA
- a CDS encoding CBS domain-containing protein, which translates to MPLTQPENPQAHGLHTVSDVMTQTVVAVGRDAPFKEIVQTMDQWKVSALPVLEGEGRVVGVVSEADLLPKEEFRDSDPSRFEQRRRLEDLAKAGALTAGELMSTPAICVHADAALSQAARIMAVRHVKRLPVVDAEGLLQGVVSRSDLLKVFLRPDADIAEEVRQVVMERLFPGQEISVGVQEGVVTLTGPVHDTSFIPVAARLCRAVEGVVDVTCELTGHGGPAPRATGP; encoded by the coding sequence ATGCCCCTGACCCAGCCCGAGAACCCGCAGGCACACGGCCTGCACACGGTGAGCGATGTGATGACGCAGACCGTCGTGGCCGTCGGCCGGGACGCGCCGTTCAAGGAGATCGTCCAGACCATGGACCAGTGGAAGGTCAGCGCGCTTCCCGTGCTGGAGGGCGAGGGCCGGGTGGTCGGTGTGGTCTCCGAGGCCGATCTGCTGCCCAAGGAGGAGTTCCGCGACAGCGACCCCTCGCGCTTCGAGCAGCGCCGGCGGCTGGAGGACCTGGCCAAGGCCGGAGCGCTGACCGCCGGGGAGCTGATGAGCACGCCCGCCATCTGCGTGCACGCCGACGCCGCCCTCTCCCAGGCCGCCCGCATCATGGCCGTACGGCACGTCAAGCGCCTGCCGGTCGTCGACGCCGAAGGGCTGCTGCAGGGCGTGGTCAGCCGCAGTGACCTGCTCAAGGTCTTCCTGCGCCCGGACGCGGACATCGCCGAGGAGGTGCGCCAGGTGGTGATGGAGCGCCTCTTCCCCGGCCAGGAGATATCCGTCGGCGTCCAGGAGGGCGTGGTGACGCTGACCGGCCCGGTCCACGACACCTCCTTCATCCCCGTCGCGGCCCGGCTGTGCCGCGCGGTGGAGGGCGTCGTGGACGTCACCTGCGAGCTGACCGGGCACGGCGGTCCGGCTCCCCGGGCGACGGGACCGTGA
- a CDS encoding flavodoxin domain-containing protein produces the protein MRVYVGYAGEHGSTRGIAERLAATLTQQGHRADVTDLADERTGAPEHDACVLGSAIHNGRWLPPAAEYLRRYTPELARRPLWLFSVGLARILGDWFARRSRSPAPLPALRDLLAPVDHHLFAGAFERDHTSVFGHLVFRSLGGHYGDHRDWREIDAWATDIARHLLPAPSQEAHHRSVPFPGRQAPAGSGTEGEGRGAR, from the coding sequence ATGCGGGTGTACGTCGGATACGCCGGGGAGCACGGCTCCACCCGCGGCATCGCCGAACGCCTCGCGGCCACCCTCACGCAACAGGGCCACCGGGCCGACGTGACGGACCTGGCCGACGAGCGTACCGGCGCGCCGGAGCACGACGCCTGTGTGCTCGGCAGCGCCATACACAACGGCCGCTGGCTGCCTCCGGCCGCCGAGTACCTGCGCCGCTACACCCCCGAACTGGCCCGCCGCCCCCTGTGGCTCTTCAGCGTCGGGCTCGCCCGCATACTCGGCGATTGGTTCGCGCGGCGCAGCCGGTCCCCGGCCCCCTTGCCCGCCCTGCGCGACCTCCTCGCCCCCGTCGATCACCACCTGTTCGCGGGAGCCTTCGAACGTGACCACACCTCCGTGTTCGGACACCTCGTCTTCCGGTCCCTGGGCGGCCACTACGGCGACCACCGGGACTGGCGGGAAATCGACGCCTGGGCCACGGACATCGCCCGCCACCTGCTACCGGCGCCGTCGCAGGAAGCGCATCATCGAAGCGTTCCCTTCCCGGGCCGGCAGGCCCCGGCCGGTTCCGGGACCGAGGGCGAAGGGCGCGGCGCCCGCTGA
- a CDS encoding response regulator transcription factor, producing MTTPPAPHSPPPIRVFLLDDHEVVRRGVRELLDDEPDIEVVGEAADRREALARAPALRPRVAVLDVRLGSGETAGDHEGIEVCRELRARMPELACLMLTSFDDDEALFDAIMAGAAGYVLKQIKGTDLVNAVRTVAAGASLLDPGATARVMARVRGEEDPVPPELARLSPREREILGLIGEGLTNRQIAQRLYLAEKTVKNRISSILSKLGVGRRVQAAVLAERLRDRDPSDASGSSSTDGPW from the coding sequence ATGACCACACCCCCCGCACCGCACAGCCCGCCCCCGATCCGCGTCTTCCTGTTGGACGATCATGAGGTGGTGCGCCGGGGCGTACGCGAACTGCTCGACGACGAGCCGGACATCGAAGTGGTCGGCGAGGCCGCCGACCGGCGTGAGGCGCTGGCCAGGGCGCCCGCCTTGCGGCCCCGTGTCGCGGTGCTGGACGTACGGCTGGGATCGGGCGAGACGGCCGGCGACCACGAAGGCATCGAGGTGTGCCGTGAACTGCGGGCCCGGATGCCGGAACTGGCCTGTCTGATGCTGACCTCCTTCGATGACGACGAAGCGCTGTTCGACGCCATCATGGCGGGCGCCGCCGGCTACGTCCTCAAACAGATCAAGGGCACGGACCTGGTGAACGCCGTACGGACGGTGGCGGCCGGGGCGTCCCTGCTCGACCCGGGCGCCACCGCGCGGGTCATGGCGCGGGTACGCGGCGAAGAAGACCCCGTACCTCCCGAACTGGCCCGGCTCTCCCCCCGCGAACGGGAGATCCTCGGGCTCATCGGCGAGGGGCTGACCAACCGGCAGATCGCCCAGCGGCTCTACCTCGCGGAGAAGACCGTCAAGAACCGCATTTCCTCGATCCTCTCGAAGCTGGGTGTCGGACGCCGGGTCCAGGCCGCGGTGCTGGCCGAAAGGCTCCGCGACCGCGACCCGTCGGACGCCTCGGGCTCGTCGTCCACCGATGGGCCATGGTGA
- the hypF gene encoding carbamoyltransferase HypF: MGTGRQARRFEVYGTVQGVGFRPFVQRLASDLGLDGWVRNVDGHVVIDTAGSTAALRRFADRLQSRAPALSRVRSVRASCEVPELPARGSGFAVRPSVTGHRRRAPHEIPPDAATCAACLAELFDPRDRRYRYPFINCTDCGPRATVITGLPYDRPRTTMRFFPLCPACSAEYRDPGDRRFHAEPLACPACGPRLAWHPAQGDTTGPVALRAAEALIAAGGIVAVKGLGGYQLVCDARRTDAVERLRRRKHRPHKPLAVMVEDLAAAHRAGHPTPTEERLLTSPARPVVLIAGHSCGRAVSAAVHPGTGRIGLFLPTTGLHHLLLRDLGRPLVVTSGNLAGEPLASDDAEARERLARIADGFLAHNRPIAARYDDSVTQAVRGRVLTIRRARGYAPAPLPLPVPAPVPLVGAGAQSKHTVTVADGRRAVTGPHTGDLSDARTLAAFERSYADLVALTGVTPQAVAHDLHPGYLSTQWAAALLPPGRRVAVQHHHAHIAACAAEHRLRGPFLGVAYDGLGLGDDGTLWGAEILVADYTAYRRVGRFATAPLPGGEAAVRHPDRMALGYLYGTEILGKSPSPPELAASAREFTARLDPREAMTVRTMIRRRLNCPRASSAGRLFDAVAALLGLSGEISYEGQAAAALENAAGTARRPALPWRVVRGDGLWVYDPRPTLTALLGELAGRTPVPLLAAAFHSTVAEVTAALVERAVTGGAPRTVCLAGGCFVNRRLLTDVRRLLRAQGLRVLVGSAVPVGDGGISYGQAAVAAARLKGG; this comes from the coding sequence GTGGGGACCGGCAGGCAGGCCCGGCGCTTCGAGGTGTACGGCACGGTCCAGGGCGTCGGTTTCCGCCCGTTCGTACAGCGGCTCGCCTCGGACCTGGGCCTGGACGGCTGGGTCCGCAACGTCGACGGCCATGTCGTCATCGACACCGCGGGAAGCACCGCGGCACTGCGCCGGTTCGCCGACCGGCTCCAATCCCGCGCCCCCGCGTTGTCCCGCGTACGGAGCGTGCGGGCCTCCTGCGAGGTACCGGAACTCCCGGCCCGTGGGTCCGGGTTCGCCGTACGCCCCAGCGTCACCGGCCACCGCCGGCGGGCGCCGCACGAGATCCCGCCGGACGCGGCGACCTGCGCCGCCTGCCTGGCCGAGCTGTTCGACCCGCGCGACCGCCGCTACCGCTACCCGTTCATCAACTGTACGGACTGCGGCCCGCGCGCCACCGTGATCACGGGCCTGCCCTACGACCGGCCACGGACGACGATGCGTTTCTTCCCGCTGTGCCCGGCGTGCTCGGCCGAGTACCGCGATCCCGGTGACCGGCGCTTCCACGCGGAGCCGCTGGCCTGCCCGGCCTGCGGCCCCCGGCTGGCCTGGCACCCGGCCCAAGGGGACACCACCGGCCCGGTCGCACTCAGGGCCGCCGAAGCGCTGATCGCTGCCGGGGGCATCGTGGCGGTCAAGGGCCTGGGAGGCTACCAACTGGTCTGTGACGCACGGCGGACGGACGCCGTCGAGCGTCTGCGGCGGCGCAAACACCGGCCGCACAAGCCGCTCGCCGTGATGGTCGAGGACCTGGCCGCGGCGCACCGGGCCGGCCACCCCACCCCTACCGAGGAGCGGCTGCTCACCTCGCCCGCCCGGCCCGTGGTGCTGATCGCCGGCCACTCCTGCGGCCGGGCGGTCAGCGCGGCCGTACACCCCGGCACCGGACGCATCGGTCTCTTCCTGCCCACGACCGGACTCCACCACCTCCTGCTGCGTGACCTCGGCCGGCCGCTGGTGGTCACCAGCGGCAATCTCGCCGGGGAACCCCTGGCGAGCGACGACGCCGAGGCCCGCGAACGGCTCGCGCGGATCGCCGACGGCTTCCTCGCGCACAACCGGCCGATCGCCGCCCGCTACGACGACTCGGTGACGCAAGCCGTACGGGGACGGGTGCTGACCATCCGGCGGGCCCGCGGGTACGCCCCCGCGCCGCTGCCGCTCCCGGTGCCTGCCCCTGTGCCGCTCGTGGGGGCCGGGGCGCAGAGCAAGCACACCGTGACGGTGGCGGACGGCAGGCGGGCCGTGACGGGGCCGCACACGGGAGACCTGTCCGACGCCCGCACGCTGGCGGCGTTCGAACGTTCCTACGCCGATCTGGTGGCACTGACCGGCGTCACACCACAGGCCGTGGCCCATGACCTGCACCCCGGCTACCTGTCCACCCAGTGGGCGGCGGCCCTGCTGCCGCCCGGCCGGCGCGTCGCGGTCCAGCACCACCACGCCCACATCGCCGCCTGCGCGGCCGAACACCGGCTGCGCGGACCGTTCCTGGGAGTCGCCTACGACGGCCTGGGCCTGGGGGACGACGGCACGCTGTGGGGCGCGGAGATCCTGGTAGCCGACTACACCGCCTACCGCCGCGTGGGCCGCTTCGCCACCGCGCCGCTGCCCGGCGGCGAGGCCGCGGTACGCCACCCGGACCGGATGGCGCTGGGTTATCTGTACGGAACGGAAATCCTCGGGAAGTCACCTTCTCCCCCTGAACTGGCGGCGTCCGCCCGGGAGTTCACCGCGCGGCTGGACCCGCGCGAGGCCATGACCGTACGCACCATGATCCGCCGTCGCCTGAACTGCCCGCGCGCCTCCAGCGCCGGCCGGCTCTTCGACGCCGTGGCCGCCCTGCTCGGGCTGTCCGGCGAGATCTCCTACGAGGGGCAGGCCGCCGCCGCGCTGGAGAACGCCGCGGGCACCGCACGCCGCCCGGCCCTGCCCTGGCGCGTGGTACGCGGTGACGGCCTGTGGGTCTACGATCCCCGGCCCACCCTCACCGCGCTGCTCGGCGAACTCGCCGGCCGCACGCCCGTACCGCTGCTGGCCGCGGCCTTCCACTCGACGGTCGCCGAGGTCACCGCGGCGCTGGTCGAGCGGGCCGTCACCGGCGGCGCCCCGCGCACCGTCTGCCTGGCGGGCGGCTGCTTCGTCAACCGCCGCCTGCTCACGGACGTACGGCGGCTGCTGCGCGCGCAGGGGCTGCGGGTGCTGGTGGGCAGCGCCGTGCCCGTGGGGGACGGCGGGATCAGTTACGGACAGGCGGCCGTCGCCGCGGCCCGCCTGAAAGGGGGCTGA
- the hypD gene encoding hydrogenase formation protein HypD, which yields MRYLDEYRDPGLARGLLDRLRRRATRPWRIMEVCGGQTHTLVRQGIDELLPAGIRMIHGPGCPVCVTPLETLDRAMAVAARPEVTFTSFGDMLRVPGTRTDLLSLRARGADVRVVYSPMDAVRIAVAEPERQVVFLAVGFETTAPANAMAVLHARRLALANFSVLVSHVLVPPAMTALLADPDCEVQAFLAAGHVCAVMGWTQYEPIAARRHVPVVVTGFEPLDLLEGILMAVEQLEEGRGEVENQYARAVRRSGNRPAQQVIGRVFQVTDRTWRGIGHLPASGLQLAPEFAAFDAARRFGVTDLRSAEHPECIAGAILTGAREPTDCAAYGTRCTPRTPLGAPMVSAEGTCAAYYAAGRATVPTRSDP from the coding sequence ATGCGGTATCTCGACGAATACCGCGACCCCGGACTGGCCCGTGGTCTGCTGGACCGGCTCCGGCGCCGCGCCACCCGGCCCTGGCGCATCATGGAGGTGTGCGGCGGGCAGACCCATACGCTGGTGCGCCAGGGCATCGACGAACTGCTGCCGGCCGGCATCCGGATGATCCACGGTCCCGGCTGCCCGGTCTGTGTGACCCCTCTGGAGACCCTGGACCGGGCCATGGCCGTCGCCGCCCGCCCGGAGGTGACCTTCACCAGCTTCGGGGACATGCTGCGTGTCCCCGGTACCCGCACCGACCTGCTGTCCCTGCGGGCGCGGGGCGCGGACGTACGGGTCGTGTACTCACCGATGGACGCCGTACGGATCGCCGTCGCCGAACCGGAGCGCCAGGTCGTCTTCCTGGCCGTCGGCTTCGAGACCACCGCGCCCGCCAACGCCATGGCCGTCCTGCACGCCCGCCGACTGGCACTGGCCAACTTCTCCGTGCTGGTCAGCCATGTCCTGGTCCCCCCGGCCATGACCGCGCTGCTGGCCGACCCGGACTGCGAGGTACAGGCCTTCCTCGCCGCCGGGCACGTGTGCGCCGTCATGGGCTGGACACAGTACGAGCCGATCGCCGCCCGCCGGCACGTTCCCGTCGTCGTCACCGGCTTTGAACCGCTCGACCTGCTCGAAGGCATCCTGATGGCGGTCGAGCAGTTGGAGGAGGGCCGCGGCGAGGTCGAGAACCAGTACGCGCGCGCTGTCCGCCGCTCCGGGAACCGCCCGGCCCAACAGGTCATCGGCCGGGTGTTCCAGGTCACCGACCGCACCTGGCGCGGCATCGGCCACCTGCCCGCCAGCGGACTCCAACTCGCCCCGGAATTCGCCGCTTTCGATGCCGCGCGCCGCTTCGGTGTCACGGACCTGCGGTCCGCCGAGCATCCCGAGTGCATCGCGGGCGCCATCCTCACCGGCGCCCGGGAACCGACCGACTGTGCCGCCTACGGCACCCGCTGCACCCCGCGCACGCCGCTCGGCGCCCCCATGGTGTCCGCCGAGGGCACCTGCGCCGCCTACTACGCGGCCGGACGCGCCACCGTACCGACAAGGAGCGACCCATGA
- a CDS encoding hydrogenase maturation protease, with product MTQAPRIAVIGVGNTFRHDDGIGPAVVRRLRERTRHRPLPPSVTLADCDGDPGRLMSLWEGTELAVVVDAAHAHPGRPGRVHRLDHPGRYARPAAASSHGLGLGEAVQLSDALGRLPGRLVVLAVEGADRSLGTGLTPAVAGTVDRLADAVEAEIVRHRDARARHGQARARGDGRGPAGG from the coding sequence GTGACGCAGGCCCCCCGGATCGCCGTGATCGGCGTCGGCAACACCTTCCGTCACGACGACGGCATCGGGCCGGCCGTCGTACGGCGGCTGCGCGAACGGACCCGGCACCGCCCGCTGCCCCCGTCGGTCACCCTCGCCGACTGCGACGGTGATCCAGGGCGGCTGATGTCGCTGTGGGAGGGCACGGAACTCGCGGTGGTGGTGGACGCGGCCCACGCCCATCCCGGCCGCCCCGGGCGCGTCCACCGCCTCGACCACCCCGGGCGCTACGCCCGCCCGGCGGCGGCCAGTTCGCACGGCCTCGGCCTGGGCGAGGCCGTCCAGCTCTCCGACGCCCTCGGCCGCCTGCCGGGCCGGCTCGTCGTCCTGGCGGTCGAGGGAGCGGACCGTTCCCTGGGCACCGGTCTGACGCCCGCCGTCGCCGGGACGGTCGACCGGCTCGCCGACGCCGTGGAGGCGGAGATCGTCCGGCACCGCGACGCCCGGGCACGTCACGGTCAGGCCCGTGCCCGCGGTGACGGGCGCGGTCCGGCGGGCGGCTGA